One genomic region from Sphingobacterium sp. UGAL515B_05 encodes:
- a CDS encoding FecR family protein, protein MAKKIDNIYKSYLEGRINRVDLDWLLHYFEYASDEELERLTSIASNVFEEEQTEQSFAPHIAIVKQRLKESLNKPKNQPIRLRQRLQWWAAASILLVAGLATWFYLGQGPKTTDVTAPSAPTLYVKDKSGKEIAILPKTDSVWQIGDIAFSRIDSQTVKVMALGKNPSLQTIYTPNSDFRLVLEDGTKITMNAASTLKFQVPFDAVKRDVSLDGEGYFEVTHDARRPFTVTAGAAKVEVLGTVFNVRNYASDGHVTTSLLSGRIALSKSGTAERMILRPGETAVTDQKGIHIQHLTPKQAVAWTAGYFDYRDQSLRVILSDLSRWYGVDVDTIALPTDRSIYMKVRKNISLQEMLRLLNEASALDFQLNNKKIVLKTTIKK, encoded by the coding sequence ATGGCAAAAAAAATAGATAATATTTACAAGAGCTATTTAGAGGGACGTATTAATCGGGTGGATCTCGATTGGTTGCTGCATTATTTTGAATATGCCAGCGACGAAGAATTGGAACGTCTAACTTCGATTGCTTCGAATGTCTTTGAGGAGGAGCAAACCGAACAATCCTTTGCTCCGCATATTGCCATTGTAAAGCAACGTTTGAAAGAGAGTCTAAACAAACCCAAGAACCAGCCGATCCGATTAAGACAAAGACTGCAATGGTGGGCAGCAGCTTCGATCTTGTTGGTAGCGGGATTGGCGACTTGGTTTTATTTGGGACAAGGCCCAAAAACTACCGATGTCACTGCGCCTTCAGCACCCACATTGTATGTTAAAGATAAGTCCGGAAAAGAAATTGCCATATTGCCCAAGACTGATTCTGTATGGCAGATAGGGGACATTGCATTTTCCCGTATCGACAGTCAAACCGTAAAAGTAATGGCGCTTGGCAAAAATCCAAGCTTGCAAACGATCTATACCCCCAATTCGGACTTTAGGCTTGTTCTGGAAGATGGTACTAAGATCACAATGAATGCCGCCTCCACCCTTAAATTTCAGGTTCCTTTTGATGCCGTCAAAAGAGACGTATCCTTAGACGGTGAAGGATATTTTGAGGTCACTCATGATGCCCGGAGGCCATTTACAGTAACTGCTGGTGCTGCAAAAGTCGAAGTGCTCGGAACCGTATTTAACGTACGCAATTATGCAAGCGATGGCCATGTTACCACTTCCCTCCTGTCTGGACGGATCGCTTTAAGTAAATCGGGCACAGCTGAAAGGATGATACTTCGTCCAGGGGAAACAGCTGTAACCGATCAAAAAGGAATACATATCCAACATCTAACGCCAAAACAAGCTGTCGCATGGACGGCCGGCTACTTTGATTACCGGGATCAGTCACTTCGCGTAATTCTGTCTGATCTGTCAAGATGGTACGGTGTTGATGTTGATACCATCGCGCTACCGACAGATCGGTCGATTTATATGAAGGTCCGGAAAAATATCTCCCTACAGGAAATGTTACGGCTCTTAAATGAAGCGAGCGCCTTAGATTTTCAATTGAACAATAAAAAGATCGTTTTAAAAACAACCATCAAAAAATAA
- a CDS encoding RNA polymerase sigma-70 factor, with translation MDATAENKLLISLSNGNEQCFFALYDRYSQALFSTIFRMVKDKQVSEEIVQDVFLKVWQKRASIDPNRSFKSWIFTIAKNDVISWYRKLAKETAMQENLYQHFEQLYIMEKEGDIHEKQAALLERALDTLSERRKEIFILCKLEQKSYEEVAQKLNISVSTVSNAMVKSNQHIRQFVQDHYDEILAILVAFYFF, from the coding sequence ATGGACGCTACTGCAGAAAATAAGCTATTGATTTCGCTCTCCAATGGAAACGAACAGTGTTTTTTTGCTTTATATGACCGGTATAGTCAAGCCTTATTTTCCACTATTTTTCGAATGGTTAAAGATAAGCAGGTCAGTGAAGAGATCGTGCAAGATGTATTTCTGAAAGTTTGGCAAAAAAGAGCCAGCATCGATCCAAACCGAAGCTTTAAATCGTGGATTTTTACCATAGCTAAAAATGATGTTATTTCTTGGTATAGAAAATTAGCCAAAGAAACCGCGATGCAGGAAAACTTATACCAACATTTCGAGCAGCTCTACATCATGGAAAAAGAGGGTGATATACATGAGAAACAGGCCGCGTTATTAGAAAGAGCACTCGATACCTTAAGTGAGCGTAGAAAAGAAATTTTTATTTTATGTAAACTTGAACAGAAAAGTTACGAAGAAGTTGCGCAAAAACTGAACATTTCTGTTTCGACAGTGAGTAATGCCATGGTCAAATCCAATCAACATATCCGCCAATTTGTACAAGACCATTATGATGAAATTTTAGCGATTCTTGTAGCATTCTATTTTTTTTAA